From Gemmatimonadota bacterium, the proteins below share one genomic window:
- a CDS encoding TIM barrel protein — protein MIKLGCTAMLRDEENPGQFIDVESLIDLIHDLRLDIVDLHLYRGFRSRSFEYLRQIKGKCLRYGLPIGYVGTGDGFVGAATGANQRVVGVPLPPEELRRRVAEAKEAVDVAAFMGAPLVRLFGGGLPEGTEDREAIWAAMIRSFQEVADYAIDKGIFLGLHNHPPAVAPTGDDILRILHDTDRENFTFILDTGQWFGSPGSNLAGKFDPDLAFYRYMEQTAPYAACVRAKIYKIDSGREEWLDYERIVPILKAVNYNGNVSIIFEDRNNRCGYAEAIGLAARYLRGLLAD, from the coding sequence ATGATCAAACTCGGCTGCACCGCCATGCTGCGGGACGAAGAGAATCCCGGGCAGTTCATCGATGTCGAATCCCTGATCGACCTGATCCACGACCTGAGGCTGGATATTGTCGATTTGCACCTCTACAGAGGGTTCCGTTCCAGGAGTTTTGAGTACCTGCGCCAGATTAAGGGTAAGTGCCTCAGGTACGGGCTGCCGATCGGCTATGTGGGAACCGGAGATGGGTTCGTGGGCGCGGCGACCGGCGCGAACCAGCGCGTGGTCGGCGTTCCGCTGCCGCCGGAGGAATTGCGCAGGCGGGTGGCAGAGGCGAAAGAGGCCGTGGATGTGGCGGCATTTATGGGTGCGCCTCTGGTTCGCCTGTTCGGGGGTGGCTTGCCAGAGGGGACAGAGGATAGGGAAGCGATCTGGGCCGCGATGATCCGCAGTTTCCAGGAAGTCGCCGATTACGCGATCGATAAGGGCATCTTCCTGGGGCTCCACAATCATCCGCCCGCCGTGGCTCCCACCGGTGACGACATTCTCCGCATCCTGCACGATACTGACCGCGAGAATTTTACCTTCATACTGGATACTGGGCAATGGTTCGGCTCACCTGGATCAAATCTGGCGGGAAAATTCGATCCCGACCTGGCGTTCTACCGCTACATGGAACAAACCGCTCCGTATGCCGCCTGTGTGCGGGCTAAGATCTACAAGATCGACAGTGGTCGGGAAGAATGGCTCGACTACGAGCGCATTGTGCCGATCCTGAAAGCCGTCAACTACAATGGCAATGTGTCGATTATCTTCGAAGACCGAAATAACCGTTGCGGTTACGCCGAGGCGATCGGCCTGGCGGCCAGGTATCTGCGCGGATTGCTCGCGGATTGA